Genomic segment of Pochonia chlamydosporia 170 chromosome 1, whole genome shotgun sequence:
tccaaggatcgtcgcgaagtgttgaagtacagaccaatcgttggccgtaagttggttctcgtctctaaggattcgaggccggacagccgactttttcaactggccagttctttttgatgtattctcctcctcccattggattcggaacttcgcgactagcagttcgaagtaccttcgaagtctcaaggcgcggcggatcatatagagctgggaaagccagcgcgtatcgttatctagcactaccgagacggggctttttgaccgtattttcggatcgtccgacatggatatgtcgtactcttgaagttctttcaacaggtatgtcagtctgtccgatcgatcaacatccacgacgaaattatggagcttcccaaccggccctttctgtcgccaaagttcgtattcggcttcagacagcgcttctgcaccagaaagttgttcttcgaacgcgtctgtatccttcccgaacagtagtgccttcgcagacagattgactatatggccgaagcagcggcctcgccttcgagcgccattgaagccgagctttttgccaatagcctcaagtgctgtgtcgttgttctcggcattgtcaagggtaaaatacccaatattctcctcgatgccaaaagcctcgatggtataaaggacttctgttgcaatgttgttccccgaatgtctgcggacttcggggacccccagagcgaccttgtggggcttgctattctcgtccctgaagaagcacacgataccgtataacgagtgtcgattccgcgccctccatccgtcaaagctgacgtgtattaagccggggctctttcgcagggcttcaatgacgcgcgccttgtgctttttaaattcggagttgatgagcgcgcgaactgtggtatcagagatgttggcgttcgtgatcttgactgcagggttaaggtattcgaagatatcccggagtctctcatgttcaacaacactaaagggctgattcgtgtcgactgattcgtgtcgactatccactcgatcaggagacgttgaaagtgatttcgattaaatccgcgtatcatagagttggcaatcgcctgttctcgaggtcttaaagggtcgagcttccatatatccacaatcgatcttggcctcttgctccctggcttctcctcggctttcttttgcaagccggactttgtcttgttatctggtgcagatattccgtgatccttgtataagtgattcagcgcattctgaaggccaatagcaacgaaattcttaggtctggggtcgttcttctgaatacacggcttgcagacccatctgcgctcgtcgtcatgttgtatgtcgtatccatattcccaagcccatgagtagttgtctttgcttctttctgaccatacccaacccggaaaatgtccccaaagacgcgtatcgtacttatcaggagtgggcaatgtcgtcggcggcggggagaacggcgtcaatgagctctcggcagaagaagcaggcgtggaaggcactgggagttcgaagtcaattgggacatcatcgatagaaattggggacgattctaggaattccgaagcgctcatggtcatagtaaacataaagacataatgtgaaagtgtcacggactaactcgttgccgtgcacctgggttgatggcaatgctgataacgccaccaaatgagggtctcacaaccagcccctgagcattgactgcccagttaaccaccatagtagagagtccacccctcgagaacgtctgctctctcttttttgttagctgaatgagccgcgtgtccccttacggaacttactggggccgaccggcgaccccttacagaaaagaagcgatgatacttgttgtagatggccagaaataggtgttatgtgatgatcaagcaggtgctagctagcaggaagatatttcaataaactaggcatcagccatcgttccgctacacgtcattcaaaacatggcaatacggttccaagatgggtaaaaagatgccgaagtcaatcaaccaaggatcaacagacgcacgacgcagtagcggaggctctaccttaaggcactttggttagaatacaaattacggatgtagaatagggggaggaagctgacttgtcgtctcgcccgcagccgaacctaccctgaagctaagttcgagatcaaatgtgcagccctttaaccatcaacagttacactgaaatcaactaaatccacgtacacgagaggcccaaatttagtttaattgattagtcaggattgtcctgatttagttgatttagttgagtgtaatacactaagttgatcaaccagtgtaagtcgtgtagttgattgggtctctgaGTAGAGGAGGACCTCAAGCTCTTGAAAACTGTCTCCCTCTTGAAGACCCTCTACAAGttcatcaaccaccagccTAACCCAGAGAAACACACCCTCAGCTCTTTTGATTACCTCCTTGCAGAGTTCCTGGAgttgtccttcttcttcggaaGTGAGCTCCGAAAACGATTTCGCTAATCGGACCTTGTTTTGAGTATACTCCAGAATATCTTCCCGTGTCTTATCGTGAATAGCGAAACCTGGCCAATCCCGAAATTTATCCTTGAAAATATTTTCCGGCCTCGAAGCAACACATAACCGGATTCGAAGCATGGGGTTGTTTGCTGCGTCGACAAGTAGACCTATAAACTCGAgcaaatgatgatgaatgccCGAATGTTCGTCTAAGGCATCGATGAAGAGACAAATGTTCAGCCCTGACTTCGCTGAATCTTTCACAGGGTATAGGGCTTGCTGCATAACCTGAAATGACCAATTGAAGTTGGAAATTTCCGTTGACCCATCTTTCATTGTCTGATAGTTAATCACCGGTTTTTCAACTAGAAGATCATAAATTGACGCAAAGAGGACCTTGTCCTGAAGTAGGAGTTGGTACAAAATTTCTTGTACAAGACCTTCAAGTGACTTCTGTATCATGGATCCTCGATCGTGGAAAAAGTACCCAGCGACCTTCCAGTGTCCCTGGTCGTACTGTCTCAGGAGATCCCTAGTCTTGGGATGATTCATAGCGTATTTCATGAGGGTAGACTTACCCGATCCGGGTTTTCCCTGGATCCAAAATATTGGTCTAGGGTCTGTCCCTGCTCCACCTTAGGGGCCAAGAAATGCGTTGCTTTTTTGGAAATCGAACGCGCCCCACATTTTTGATCTTGGATGTGCCACACGCAATTTCTATGCAGCATCTTACCTTGTGTGAGTAGTCTAGGAAATTACACGCTCCTACCTGTAAATAGCCCAGCCTGCTACTGAAAGGTTCTCAGACTGAACAGCTTTCAGCTTTGTAAGATATCGGATGACCGTTAAGGGTGCGGGTAAGAGCAACAACTCAGCGAAAACCAGCGATTATTGTGTGACTGGCTGTGCctgtaacggtccaagcgagtatattgacaactagCCAGGTGACTAtaaacaagtatccaaagctaaggagagaaggaaaggagaacaagaaagaaagagctcgcagagctcttgtaggcttgtgagcttgcttctgctaatctcgcttgttgctgggagTTACCAGCGCCAAGGCTGGggacgaaggcgagagtgcaggccgagccaccatcgggctcagccctTTACATTAAGCATCCTTCGTCAGGCAAATTCATTGACCAAGAAAATCTGTTGTTCCATTGGCTTCTGTGGTTCAATACATGAATAGATAGCCAATACCCAACTTGAGCAGATGAAGTATTATTCTCATTTGTTTCTTTCGATGCAACATTTTTATTCTTGATTAAAGACGAACTTCGATGTCGAATTCTGGCCGCCGTGGCTCGTGCACCAGCGGCCCCTACAGAGGCGCCCCCTTTCTCTAATTGCGCGCCATGTAGTAGCTCAGCTATTTCGTCCAAAACTCAGAGAGAAGTACAAATATCTGTCAATACAAACAATAAAGAGCATCAAACTAAAACTAAATTATTTTTTCAAAGTCTAAATAACGTACTCCACCAGCGAGCTGGACACACCAGTGAGCTGGACACTCCACGGCTTAAACAAACTGTCTCTGTTCAATCGCTAGTAACTCCACGAAAAACAATGGACTCGTCTAGTAAAGAGAGTCGAACGATTTTAGCTGCTAAGGCTATACAAAATAATCCACAGCTAAGCATTTGAGCAGCCGCAAAGATCTATATATTCAGTCATAGTACACTCAGCACTCGCATCAAGGGAATCACAGCACGATGCGACACCATGCCTAGTTCCAGGAAACTTACGGATTTAGAGGAAGATACGATTGTCCAATATGTCATTGACCTAGATGCGCGatcttttcctccccggctttgtggtgtgcaagatatggcTAATCGACTGCTTGCCGATCACGACGTGCCTCCTGTTCGACTCAACTGGGCTTCAAGGTGTGTTAAGCGGCACAAAGAGCTATCcacgcgttttacgcgtagatATAACTACCAGAGGGCTCTATGTGAAGATCCAGCAGTGATTTGTGCCTATTTTTTGCTCGTACGCAATACAGTCGCGAAATATGATATATCTAGGACGAAGACATATACAACTTTAatgagactggctttatgatgggaataatctcaaccaccatggtCGTTATAAGCTCAGAAAGACGGGGGAGATCAAGATTAGCCCAGCCAGGAAATAGAGAATGTGTTTCTATAGTCCAGGGCATTAATTCTCAAGGGCGGACTATCCCGCCGTTCATCATTGTTGCGGGAGAGCATCATCTCACCAGCTGGTATAAGGATAGCACTCTACCTCCCGATTGGGTTATCGCGATAACTCATAACGGCTGGACGGCAAATGAGAAAGGCGTAGAATAGATCCAGCACTTTCAAAAACATACTAAAGCACGAATATGTGGTACTTATCGTCTTCTAATCATGGATGGGCATAAAAGCCACCACTCGACGGAATTTGAGCATTTTTGCAAGGACCATAATATTATCACTCTCTGTATGCCATCACATTcatcttatattctttagccACTGGATTTCAGTTGTTTTGGGCCGCTGAAGAAGGCATATAGTCAGGAAATTGAATGGTTGATAAAAGCCCACATCACGCATATTACGAAGACGGACTTCCTACCCGCATTTTCTGCTGCATTTTGAGCTGCAGTGACAGAACAGAATATAAAGGGAGGATTCCGAGGCGCAGGGCTTATACCAGTTAATCCGGAAAGTGTTCTGTCACGGCTAGATTTAAAATTACGCACGCCATCACCCATCCAGGGCATCGCAGAGCTGCCTAGCCTCTGGGTCCCGAAGGCGCCAAACAATCCAACAGAAGCAACTTCACAGACCAATTATatcaaaagaagaataaaTCTTcatcagggaagctcaccaacatcaattttagCAGCTATAGATCAGGTTGCAAAGCGAGcatgcggaataatgcaCAAGATAGCTCTGTTAAAGGCAGAGAATGAACAACTACAAGAGGCCAATGCGACAATAAGCAAAAGGCGCAGGGCCAAAAAAACACGGTTGCGTCAAGGCGGCAGCATgactattgccgagggacaGGCTCGTCAGGATCAAAAGGATGTTGAGCAGCAGATACAGCAAGACATTCGCAGAACTAGAGGTCGGAAGCCGAGGAATGAGACAAAGGGTCAGCGATGTGGCACATGCGGCAAGCCTGGCCATAATACACGCACCTGTCAGATCACTTAGAAACATCTAATGAGGAGGATAGCGATAATAATTAATTGAATTCTTTGCGCTGCGGTTGGTTTTTTCATGATCTTTGCGATGAAGCTGTTTTGGGTGTCCAGCTCACTGGTGTGTCCAGCTCGCTGGTGGAGTACGGTACCATTGGGGGTACACCAGACACGAGGGCTTCTGGCCGTCGAAGCGGCCTCGACTTCCTGGAACTCACGAGTCGCGCTGGGCTTTCACAAACCTACTGACTTTCAACATGGACTCATCCGTGCCAGAAGAGCCGTTAAGAGACAGTTACAACCACAGTGGCTCTGGCGACATGTTCAGCGCTCCTGGCGGTAAGGCGACCAAGAATGTGTACAATGGTCCCACGAATGTGTATCATGGTAAGAACGGCCGCTTCGTCGACATTTTGTTCTCAGCTCATGATATTTTGCAGGCACAGAAGATCGTTTATTTCTGCCACAAGATTGCTGGAAATGGTTAGCTTTTTCAGAGATGGACAGTCGGGCCCCACGATATCGAGGACGCCGCGACAGGAACCTGCAAATGGCTATCTCGGCACCCAGCACACCTGAGCTGGGCTTCTTGTAATCGCGGCCTCCTCTGGATCAAAGGGAAGCCTGGTTCTGGGAAATCGACTTTGCTACGATACGTCTGAACCATGCCGGGGCAACAGGCGCCGACGCCGAGTCGAAAGATAGTTacggtcagacgccgctaCGGCGGGCCGCCGCGAAAGGGCACGAGGCTatcatcaagctgctgcaacCTAGCCTACCATCGTAATTCCACTTCGTTATTCTTATCATGGCATGCTACTTCGGGTCTAAGAGGAACCTTTCTTTTTCATCTCTTTGCCCTACGGCGGGTCCTAAGGCCCAGTGTAAATTATACTACTTGTTCGGCccggtgttgttggtgtcaacTTTTGAGAATGTTTGAGCACCCTGTGTTTGTCATCATGTGATGAGATGCGCATCATATGGCGCTGGTTTCTTATCTATAAGCAAAGCATGACGAATACAAGTGGATGGTCCATTGGACACTCGGGCGGCGGCACCGAGGATAACGTCCATGCCACCGGATTCGCACAGACACGGGGCTCCCGCTCCACCGCTGATCGTTGAGATACTTTGAACAGTCGGGAAGCTGGCATCATTCTGCAATagagcaacagcaatggctATAAGAAGATTATTTTAATCCCTAGAAGTAATGCCTGGACCTGCTGCGCATCTACGTTTTGTTCAACTTCCTCTTAGAGTTACTCTAACATCTAAATATTACCACAAGACCACTAAGACTAAGTTGCATCTTGCTGGATAATCTCGAAGCTAAAGCTCCATAAACATCGAATGAACGCCCCCGAAGGAATCGTCTAATTATTGGGTCAAAAAAACGATCTGTCCGGGTTGATAATTTACCAACATGAGAGTGTACTTGTCACGATAAATAGAATTCAACAGTGTCTGCAGGTGCAAAATCTTGAACAGAGCTAGCCCAACCACCTGATGGCCGGCCAGCCACCTGAAACACAAGGACGATGGCTGGGGAAGCTATTTAGATTACTATAAGAAGTTGTAGATAACCCTCACTAGATAGAAGAAATCAAGGATCATAATCCACGTCTATGTCGTCCGTAGCTACACTTTCGTGATAGTACTCATCGTTAAAGCCATCAACGAGGTCCCCTTGCTGCAGATCCTTTGGCCTTTGAAGAAGTTTATTCTGTTAGCCCAATTGGAGGAAGGTATCAAAACTCATCTGCTGGTCCTCTGTTAATGTAAAGTCTACGGTCCAAAGCCGCAATGTCTCCATTATATAGTGCCAGTGGCCCAGGAGCGAAGTGAGTGACGAGAAATGCTTACTGGCACAAACCGACAACCAGATATACTGTACACCTGCACTAACTCTTTCTTTATTAGGAGTGGCTATGCTCGGCTGGCCCGTGGATATCCTTGCATCCCTGTCGTTGTGATTGCCCCTCCTGGGTCCCACCTTTCCTCTGCCGACCGCTAGCCATATTTTCACATCCGCCAGGAAGTGGCCTTGTCCCGCTCCCTCCCATCCCATGTGCTGTCTGTCTTACCCTTTGCCTGAAACAAAGAGTAACACATGGCCACATCGAGGCACAACTCCTCCTACACTGGTTTTTCTTGTAATACACGTCAAATGTGTCAGGCTCTTCACGCTTGATCGACAAGAAGTGAATTGGCTAACTACTCTAGTTGGCCAGGGATATCCTGTCTATGTGGCTGTCATCGTCCGAACATGCATTCTCGTCACATTACATATCTGGGAGCTGCACGACGACCCCGCACAGTGGCGTCGCACAATGAATGATAGCACCATCCGCTCCATGATTGGTTTACAAGATAGTTTTGCCTACAGGCATCTGCAAACCTCAAGAATTTAGCTGTAAGCTTTGTTCAGCTGGCCGTTTAGCCCGAGAGAATGGGTTCCCATCCCAAGGGACGAGACAACGGACCTTAAATTTCAGTTCACCCAGCGGCCCGATGGCAACAGGAAAGTTTCACCGGATGAGTTCGTCTATATTTGTGTTCGCAAATGCGTTCGTTTTTTTTATACGGCTAGAGTATACCGCACCTCATGTTTCcagctcatcatcttctttaTACCGCCACTGCTTGGACTCTCGGTTCTGGATATACACTGGCCATGAATGCGGCATGATCGTGACTCGCGCCTTCCATTTCCACTGCTGGCTCGGGTCCACCTGACGAATATCGTAGTCACGAAAAAGTGTCGCGCATAGTTTGGTCAACTCGATCCTAGCCAAGTTCTGACCCGGGCATGCCGCGTAGCCGGCGCCAAACTGCAGGATGAGTACGCCTGTTAAGTGATTGCACCGGAATTAATATGCCGGGAGGGAGCTACTCACTGCTACCAAATACTGTTCTCTTGTCGCAGCACTTTCTGCTAACCACCTCTCAGGACGGAACTCGTGTGCATCATGGCCCCAGATTTCCTTTGAAAAGTGTATGGCCCATGGGTTCACTGAGAGGATTGTACCTTCCGGGAATGTGCGCCCACTAATAGTGACGGCGTCCTTTCCGACAACTCGAGGAAAATTGAAGCCAGATGGCCCAAATATGCGAAGAGACTCGTTGATGCACGCCCGCAAATATGGCAACCTCCTCGCATCATCAAATAAAATTATCGCTGTCTGGCATAGGCCTTtcgaagaagcagcatctaTCTCCTCGCGCAAACGTTGGCAAGCAGCTGGATTTCGAATCAGATGGTAAATGAAGGATTGAATTGCTATTGATACAGTGTCGGAGGCTGCCCCAACGTTGACTGCTGTATTGGCGCGGATATCATGCACAGTCAACTTTTCTGGCTGATCTTGGTGTGTTTTGAACCAGTGCGCTAAAATGTCAAACCGCGCATCTAAGTTatgttgtctttgatccAGTGCGTTCATTGCCGTGTTATAGAGG
This window contains:
- a CDS encoding cytochrome P450 (similar to Metarhizium robertsii ARSEF 23 XP_007825848.2), with amino-acid sequence MALQFFVSFSAWPAVSILIGAIILLILTHRRYSTAISDIPGPFLASFTRLWHIKHLISGDHHLQVVRLHENHGHFVRISHNEVSISHPEGIRKILHSSLNKGPWYNIAAVPDYRFQNPFSTLVSGHKKERSKLFASGYTMTNLLQAEKDIDAHFQSLKRWMNKFAKEQRPVHLDKFITYTTYDVAGEMLFSKPFGFLKAGYDINNTIANTANLNLYVVIAGFVNWLHIILVGNPIITTARVLPMGHLYNTAMNALDQRQHNLDARFDILAHWFKTHQDQPEKLTVHDIRANTAVNVGAASDTVSIAIQSFIYHLIRNPAACQRLREEIDAASSKGLCQTAIILFDDARRLPYLRACINESLRIFGPSGFNFPRVVGKDAVTISGRTFPEGTILSVNPWAIHFSKEIWGHDAHEFRPERWLAESAATREQYLVAFGAGYAACPGQNLARIELTKLCATLFRDYDIRQVDPSQQWKWKARVTIMPHSWPVYIQNRESKQWRYKEDDELET